A genomic segment from Pradoshia eiseniae encodes:
- a CDS encoding AI-2E family transporter has translation MWINKPFFKYATGLILILIIIVLFGKIDYFIWPFQKFIITLFFPILIAGLLYYILRPIVQWLSRYMPLALSITLIYLLFGALGYVAVKTAGPMIISQVSHLVEVVPERAESIADTSKTIIEERSPDFLSVNKVKDYATDYLESFSKKISSNAITIFSTITSALTIIVIVPFIVFYFLKDGHKLKPYLLRHIPQSVEAEGAKILADVDKTLSTYIVGQFIIALADGAMMYIGYLIIGLENALIFAIFATLLTVIPFLGPFLGIIPALISSFLVSPFMALKVLILMIIVQQIEGHLITPQVMGKRLDIHPLTVIFLLLVAGSLYGFVGILIAIPAYSVLKVIFNNFVRFYKLRSNTK, from the coding sequence ATGTGGATAAATAAGCCTTTTTTTAAATATGCGACCGGCTTAATCCTTATTCTTATTATCATTGTTTTATTCGGGAAGATTGATTACTTCATTTGGCCTTTCCAGAAATTCATCATCACTCTATTCTTTCCGATTTTAATCGCAGGACTGCTTTACTATATACTTCGCCCCATCGTTCAATGGCTTAGCCGCTATATGCCGCTAGCCCTTAGTATCACCCTTATATACTTGCTGTTTGGCGCGCTCGGCTATGTAGCTGTTAAAACGGCTGGCCCAATGATAATTTCACAAGTCTCTCACCTGGTTGAAGTCGTGCCGGAACGGGCGGAGTCAATTGCAGATACGTCCAAAACCATCATTGAAGAGCGGTCGCCAGATTTCCTTTCGGTGAATAAAGTAAAGGATTATGCAACAGATTATTTGGAATCATTCTCAAAAAAAATCTCCAGCAATGCCATCACTATTTTCTCAACCATCACTAGCGCCTTGACCATTATCGTTATAGTTCCATTTATTGTCTTCTACTTCTTGAAGGATGGACATAAATTAAAACCTTATCTTCTCCGCCATATCCCTCAATCAGTTGAAGCAGAAGGCGCTAAAATCCTTGCAGATGTGGATAAAACCTTATCAACTTACATTGTCGGACAATTTATTATTGCGTTAGCAGATGGCGCAATGATGTATATTGGCTACTTAATCATTGGATTAGAAAATGCGCTTATCTTTGCCATATTTGCCACATTACTGACGGTAATCCCGTTTCTCGGACCTTTTTTGGGTATCATCCCTGCTTTGATCAGCAGCTTTTTAGTCAGCCCATTCATGGCACTAAAGGTTTTAATTTTAATGATTATCGTTCAGCAGATTGAGGGACATTTGATTACGCCGCAAGTTATGGGCAAACGGCTGGATATCCATCCATTAACCGTTATCTTTCTCTTGCTTGTTGCCGGTTCACTCTATGGATTTGTCGGCATCCTGATTGCCATTCCTGCTTATTCCGTGTTAAAGGTGATTTTTAATAATTTCGTCCGTTTTTATAAGCTTCGCAGTAATACAAAATAA